A region of the Candidatus Chromulinivoraceae bacterium genome:
CGCTCATCGTAAAGCCATTTGAATTTGCAATTTCGCTATCAGTAAAAGTAACCTTATCAAAGCGTAGTGTAGCAATACCTTGGGTAGCTAAGCCCCAGGCAATGTCTTTTAGCGGCTTATTCGGCCCATATGTCTCATCGCGATCAAACGGTCCACCACCGCTTAACAACACAACTGCCGGATAAGGACCCTCTCCATTAGGCAAGCTGAGCGTGCCTTTGACGGCCATTGATTTTGCCTCTATAGCCACTTCTTCTTCAGTGAATTTGCTGGGTTTTACATACGTTGGCGGTGTCCATTCAACGGATGTAGCAGGAGCAAACCGAAGTCCCTGGAGCATACCCTTGTCGTCGACTGACATAATAATCGTAAGTTCGCCGCGCTCCTGAACGAGCGGCACGCTAACGCGGAGTAAGCCTTGCTCTATATTTTCTGAAATAGTTTCGCCTATTGAAACAACGGCTCCACTTTTATTTATTTCTGCAGCCCAAGCGGCTCGTATACTATCGGCGGAAGCCACTGCACGCAGCGGCGGTGCAAATAAAGACTCGACGAGCTCGAATTTTTCGTCCCTTAATGCAGTAACTATCTTGAGGGGGACTGCTGTGATGTCAGTGTTCATATGTTCCTTCTTTATTCGTGGGTTTGTTTTATTATTCTAACCTTATTGTAGGTCGTAGGAAAAATAAATCAATAGATGTTTCACGTATTTCTGAAATAATTGAAAATTATTATAATGCATGGTAGTATCGACGAATGGATAAAGCATCTCTTGCATTCATCGAAACAATGGGCATCTTTGGTGCTGAAAACGGTACCCCGCGCAGTATATATCGAATTATCGGGTATCTTCTTATCTGTGAACCAGCAGCGCAATCAGCAAAAGAGATACAAGATACGCTAAAACTCTCTGCTGGAGCAGTGAGTAATGCGTTGAATTTACTGCGAAAAAGCGGCATGATACGCCCAATAAGCATTTCCGGCACGCGGAGTTTACTGTATGAGATTGACCCTCGTAGCTGGAAACGTACCCTCGAACAGCGTCTAAGGATTATCCCAGATACTCTTCAAATAATAGATTCAGGCTTAGACCTTAGGCCTAAAAATGATCGTCTTCTTTTAATGCGTAAAGTATACGGGATATATGAAGAGGAAACTGTTTCACTGTTAGAAAAGCTTGATAAAATAAAGTAGTAATTGGGTTTATGCTTGGCTTGCGTCAACTATTAAATTATTACAGCATAATGTGCAAAGGCCATACTACAAGATGCTCATTTAAACGACAAAGAGTAGGTCTCATAATTTATCGTCATCTTCGTTAAGAGAATTATCGAGTAACATCCTAATCTCAGCAATATTACACTTTAAATCTTGATCAAAAAGTTGGAATACGTCCCTTCTCTCCAGCCATGAAGAACGAAGCTCATTTTCGAGGTTCGTTTTTTGTTCTCACCTCTGTTATTTTGATCATTTTCTAAAGTTTGGTTGGTCATCTTCACTCTCCTAATAAATCGTGGGTTAATTGAACGTTTTCAGCTATTGCTCGGGCGAACTCTGTGTATGTAACAGATACACCAGCATCGCCAGATGATACATTGGTAAATAGTTTGGTCATAATGAATCGTTTCTGCTCAGGTGTCTTTTTTGCGTAGAATAAACCTGCCTTCTGAGTTAGTTCTAACAACACGAGGTCGTGTTTCAATTGTTGTGCTGACGTGACGTCTAGCTTACTCAGTTGATGGGTGAGCTCTGCTTTTTGTGTCATGAGCTGTTCATGTTTCACCTGATACCTTTCTTGGTTTATATCTCCAGATAGCTTGTCGTCGTAGAGGCTGTCGTCCATACGCTGGATTCGGTCAATCTGCAGTCGAATTGACGAAACGAGCTTCTCTTGGTTGCCTGCGGCATCTTCTTGCTCCTTCCGCATCGCATCAGCCACCCATCCAATTATCTCCGACGACGGACAAAGGAGTTTAGCGAGTAGATCTGCAACCTGAGCCTCGATCTTATCTTCACGTATGAACTTTCTCTGCTTACAGGCATCACTTTTTCTTTGACATGCGCCATAATAGCGGCCTTTTTGCTTTTGCCATGTCACCACGCCACCGCAGCCGTTGCAGGTAATCATATTCTTAAAGATGGGGTTGTGTTGCTTAAGAACAACCGGTCGACCTTTATGCATTTTCTGCTGCACTTGCTCGAAGAGTTCTTTGCTAATAAGAGGCTCCTGAGCACCTGGGTACTCCTTACCGTTATGACGGTTAATCCCAATATAAAATGGATTGCTAAGCATCTTCTGGACTTTACTTTTTGCGTAAGGCCGTCCTTTTCTTGTACGTACACCCATACGATCTAACTCAACCATTACTGAATTAATGGACTGATTTGGATCGAGATACAGTTTAAACGCCTGTTGAATCAGGTGCTTCGTGTCAGGATTTGGGATATGAATACGTTTGCCGCTTTCTGTAATAGTCATATAGCCAGGAGGTGGTACGCCAGGTAACCAGCCTTGTGCGAGCTTTTCAGCCCAACCTTTCATTGCTTCTTCCCGTAAGTTGTCGGTGTATTTCTTTGCTACCGATAGGTTAATATTCCACATAAACTTAACGTCAGACTTTGCTTCTTTATGAAGGAGGAGGTTTTCTTTCACCGCATGAAGTCTGCGATTTGGATCTTGGTCGAGCCAGTCATCTATTGCGACAGCGTCACGGAAGTTACGCGTAAAACGATCGGTCTTTTCAACGGCGAGATGATACACCTTATTCTTGGAAATGTAGGCTAACATTTCATGAAAGACCTTACGGCTCTGTTCTTTTGAAGCTGTCTCGGCAATCTTAAAGGTCTTCACGACACGAAGCCCTTTATTTTCACAGTAACCGCATAGTAGTTTCAATTGTGAATCAAGAGAGTAGCCTTCGTCTTCTTGAGACTTACTCGATACGCGAGCTAAGATAACGGTTGCAGATTGTTGCTGTGTGTCGACTGCCGTTTTCATATGGCATCTGATGACAGCACTTGAAAGAATTCTATGAGTGACTCACCGATAGAGAGGGCTTCGTCATATACGACTTCCCGATGCTGTTCAGCGATAAGGATTTGACGTAATAGTTCGATGCTTGTCTTTCGGCTAGATATGTCTAGAGATGATAAACTTCTTGTCGGCGTGAGCTGATTATTGAATTGTTCCATGCAGATACCCTCCATCTGTTAACTGTAACTATAGATATAGTTTACTACAACTATAGTTATAGAAGCAAGAGGAAAAATGACTCTCCGATTATCCTTTAGGAGAGTGGTGTGTCTTTGGCTATTTACCGAAAATATCTGCTGATGTAACGCCAAGAGCGTCGATGATACTTAAGATAACGGTGGTAGTTGGATTCTTTTCGGCTCGTTCAATTTGAGCATAGTATGTTTCGCTGATGCCAGCTTTTTTGGCGACTTCAACTTGCGTCATGTGACGCTCGCGTCGAACAGCACGAAGCCTTTTGGCTGTTTTTTGAAGTGAGACTTTATCATCCGCCATAGTGCCTATTATTGTAACATAGAGAGGTTCTTTTACCCTTACGCTGTCCTTTTTTTGCGAGCAAGGGTATGCTATAAAGAGAAAGCTGAGAATTGTATAATGACCGATCAAGCATCAACTAAACTAACCATTCGAGAAGATAGGCCAACCGCACTTTCAAGTGCAATATACGGAGCAAATCTTAATGCCGTTGGTTTTAATATTGCGCTTATCGCACTCAGAGATCCAAAGCTTGCCACTGCTATTGTGAAGCTCTACGCCAAGGCGCACAAAATACAGGAGAGTGACCGGCAAGCTCCCGACGAAGATCTTGAGCTATTCATGGATGAATTCACAATCATATTGTCAAACACGTCAGACGACACAATCAATGAGTAACGTGGCTGTTACTGGCGCATAATATGAGACGTTTTCTTCTTACAAAAACTGCCTACAATGTCGTAGGCAGTTTTTAATCAGTTCTAAGGTGTTATCCTTGATTTTTTGTATCATCTACCTTATAAATAAGGGAGTAGGAGGGGTAGGCAAAACATATAACCGCCTTCAACTCACCAATACAAAAAGTACTAAAACATACAGACACTATCCAGCTACTCATAGGACTACTATTCAACCATCAACTCCCTCAACAAACCAAACTCCATCCCCATGAAACAACTCCCTCACATCACCAAGAAACAACAAGAACTACTCTTACTACTCTATCGATACAGATTCATTAACACGAGACAGATAGAACTATTAATGCATCTTAAAGATAAAAAGCGTATGGGAGTATGGTTAAAGGATCTCAGAGAAAAGGGATATGTCGAGTGGATCTATACAGCCAGCCTTGAACAAAAACGAAAACCAGCCATCTACTATCTAGCGCTTAATGGCATCCGATATCTCACATCATTGAACACGTACCCAATCGCTGAGATACGCAAACGATATAAAGAATCTACTCGAAAGGTTGATTTCATAGCAAGGTCGCTGCTTCTCGTTGACTGTGCAATCCATCTTGATGTGCGTAATTCCAGCTCTGACGAACTTGAATATACATTTGCTACACGAGCTGATTATATTGACCCAGAAAGTGATTACCACTTCCTGACTGAGCCAAGCCCTGACCTGTTCATCGAGAAACAAGAGGATGTAGCGGGGGAGACCATAACAACAAACTATCTCACCCATATATTTGGCACCACTACACCACGCTATACAGTGCGTAAACAACTCAAAGATTACGTCATGTATCTTTATGACGGTGATTGGCGGTCGGAACTAGATTGCGATGAGTTCATCATTCACGTCATATGTCCGACCAAGACTGACCTTCTCTACGCAAAGCGACGCACACATCTACTTCTTGAGGATATTGGACAAGAAGAGGATACGCATATTCGATTTGCTACTGTAGACCAAGTTAGACAAGAGGGGATTACCGGGTTTATTTGGGAAGAGGTTAACTAGTCTCCTCCGTGCTACAATTGATCTATTAAAGATAAAGGACAAATTAATGACGAACACCCCCGACATTTGCCTATTCTGCGACAGAACCAACACAGAAAGACACGAAATAATAGCAGAGAATGAACTGACCTATGCTCGGTGGGACAATTTTCCTGTCTCCAACGGTCATGCAGAAGTTATACCAAAGCGACACGTTGCGTCGTTTTTCGATCTTACGAAAGATGAAGTACTTGCAATCCATGATCTCTCTAAGACAGTGAGAGATAAAATCGTTGAGCTGTATCAACCAGACGCCTTCAACCTTGGTATTAACGACGGAGAAGCAGCTGGAAGGACTATCCATCATATGCACCTCCATCTTATCCCACGCTACGTTGGCGACGTAGAGAACCCTCGTGGTGGTGTCCGTCACATCATACCTGGAAAAGGTAACTACTAAGCTCATGATCTCACCAAAAGAACAACTATTTCATGTCGGCGTTAAAGCGCTTGTTCACGATGGACAAGGAAATCTTCTACTCCTGCATATTACCCGTAAAAATGGCGAGAAGTACTGGGATTTACCAGGTGGACGAATAGATAATGGCGAGACCGCAGAAGCCGCGCTAGACCGGGAGTTACTCGAAGAGACCGGCCTTACTGGCCTTGTCGTGCAGAAACATTTGGGAATATTCATGACCGACATAACTATTCCTCTTTCTGAATCACAACACGCAAATCTTCTATTCTCAGTTTATCTGTATTCGACGACGCCTAGTAGCCAAACAACTATGAATACGGAAAGTAATATGACGATTAGGTGGACATCGTTTGACGAAGCGCTTGATGATCGTATCGGCTACTTTCCTAGTGATCTTTTGCGGGTTATTCGGAGTGAGTTAGAACAGTTACGAGCTACCGCCTAGTTTTGAGATAAACCCTTCTATATGCATTGAGCATGCAAAAAGCCCAGGAGTTACGTAAAGCAACTCCCGGGCCAAACAAAAAACAAGTGAGCTAATACTCGCTTGCCAGCATAACGGTCATAACCCGTCTGCAATCTGGCTCTAACGGATCTCGACCATACTTCAGATTCTGGTCATAGTAATCGATTTTCCAAAAGACTTTCTCGCCGTACCAAACCAATGAGCCAAAATCATGCTCACCATACGGATCATTATCCTCAGTAAAGCTATCGAACTGTTCAACAGCCTTCAGCAGTTCAACTAAATCTGGCAACGTGTCTCGTACGCCGCTCGTAATTACCACGTCTAGCGCCATGCCTCGAAACCTATCGTTTAGCTCAGCTATCTTTTCTGCACGCTCAAAATCTGTGTCCATAATGAACCTCCTTCTAAATCGTCTTTCTTAACGAACGGTTCGACCTTCCCGCTCGCGACTGGGGCAAGGGGCAAATTGGACGAGTCAAGGTGGAGCTCCACACCTGCAGAACGACCTTGGGTCGGCCTATTTACCCCTTATACTGAAGAGGCAGTGGGAAGGTTAAGCCCACTTATAGAGGCGATTTTCCTATGAACAGTGTTAAAATCAATACATGGCCTACCTCGTAATTGCATATCCAGAACTTCAACAAAGCGACTTTGATTGGATTCAAACCTATCGTAGACAAAACGATAGACAATTTTCTCTCGTAGAACCACACTTTAGTATTGTTTTTGCTGTGAGTGATCTCGACAAAGATAGTTTCTTGAACGAAGTAAAACAAAAAATAGGTGACATCACAGCCTTTGATGTTGATCTTAAGGTAGCAACTATAAACAAAGATAATTCTGGCAACTACTATCACGAGTTCCTTGTACCTGATACTGGCTATTCAGACATTGTAAAACTCCACGATAAACTCTACTCTGGCTTATTAGCGCCGTATCTACGATTCGATGTTGATTTCATCCCACATATCAGTATTGGCGATAGCGAAGATGCGCAGATCTCAAAGAAGCGTGTTGACGAGCTGAATGCGCAAGGTGTATCGATCCATGGACGCATCGGGAGTGTTGATGTTATTGAGTATGCAGATGGAGCGGTGAGTACTGTGGAGAAGATTGAGCTTAAGGCACTCTGATGAAGTCAATTACCTTGTTGAGAGGACTGTTGCGGCATTATCTATATCAGAAAAAAGAGGACCTACTTTAATGCCCCTCATCTACATCACCGGTAACTCAGGAGCGGGTAAATCTTCAGTTAGAAAAGAACTACAGCACCGTGGCTACGAAGCCCACGACACGGACGACGATGACATTACCGCCTGGGTGAATAATGCGACAGGCAATCTTGTCGAACAGCCGGACGACGAGAACGGCCACACAAGAGAGTGGTATGACCAACACGAGTGGAAAATGTCGAGACAGAAGGTTAAAGAGTTTGCCGAACTTGCTAAAGGTAAGACTATCTTCCTCTGTGGCTCACCAACAAATGCCGATGATATGCTCGATTTATATGACCAAGTAGTATGTCTTGTTCTCGATAAGGACACACTGCAATATAGAATTGCCAGTCGAACAGACCACGACTTTGGCAAAGCGCCTGATGAATTAGCAAGCATCTTAGGCTGGCATGACCGGTTTCAGGATCGTTACAGAAACCTTGGAGCGGTGATGATTGACGTAACCCAGCCAATTAAAACAGTCGTAGATGAGATATTAGCAAAGGTACAAAACTCATGATCCTCCTAAAAGAACTCCCCGAACCCTACATGGTAGCCGCCTTCCTCAAAGCAGAGTACTATTCCGAACGCTTCTCGGATGACCTCAACCAAATACTGCGTAACCACCACATCGAAGACGCCCAGCTCATTACCGACCCAGATTGCACAAATGGTCGTGACAATACACGGCGCGCCCAAATCCTCGGTGACTATCGCGGCTACAAACAGAACCGTGAAATATTTACCGACTTTCCAGAGCATCTCGTGTGGTATCAAGCAGAACTTACTCCTGAAGAGGTAGGAGAACTCCACTATGTTGACTATAGCTACTGGAATGAACTCTCAAACAATACCCATCTTGTAAAAGATGCCGTCAAGAATATTAAAAAAGGTACAGTTGTTTTTGACGTTAGTAACGATAGATTCTTTGATGTCGCAAAAGACATTGAAGAACGTGGTTATACCTATGAGCCAATGGTCTTTACCGGACACGATGAAACATCAGCCCTGACCATTCTTGAAGGACATATGCGAGCAACTGCCATAGGGCTGGCAGGAAGTAAAGCACCAAAGGTAATCCCTGCAATCGTAGGATATGAAGTAAGGGTCGCGAACATATAATCATGAACCCAGAAACCACGCTCACCCCAAAACAAATTACCACCATCTTTAAAGAACATGGTCTCGCAGAACTACCAGAGATTACTCGTATTACCGTCGGCTTCACCAATGAGGTTTACCAGGTTGATGATTATATTCTCAAAGTCTGCGTCAAAGAAGCGAATGAACCAAACTTCCGTAAAGAAGAGTTTCTCTACGAGTTATTACAAGCAACTGTACCCGTCCCGCACATTGTTGTTGCCGATGATTCTCGTACGCTTCTCAACAAACCATATATGATCTATCGCAAGCTACCTGGTGAGCCAGTTGCCACTCATTGGCACAAGATGACTAATGAACAGCGTCGAGCACTCATCAAAACGCTCTGCATGTATCTCAAAGCCATAGATACCACACCACTAGAGCAATACAATGAGCAACTTCATGTCGATCCTCATTTCAGCTGGCAAGAACACGTCTGTAGCAGGATAGATGAAAAACTTATAGTCCTTGCTAAGCAGAAACTTTTGCCAGATGCAACAATCGCACAGATCAAAGCGTTTATCGAAGAGAACAAGCATGTCCTTCGCGAACAGCCGCTCGGGCTCACTTTTTGGGATGTTCACTTCGACAATATTCTCGTTAATGACAATTACCAGTTGAGTGGCCTCATCGATTTTGAAAGTATTGATGTCTATCCAATAGATTATCGCCTTATGACAGTAGATATCATGCAACGCTACCCGCAGCTCTACTTAAGCGAGGAGGTGGAACCATTTGCTAAGAAAGAGGATTACGAACATATTATGGACTGGTACGAGGAATTTTATCCAGAACTATTCGCATTTCCAGACATCGAAAAACGCATTGATTTCTATGATCTGCTAGATATCGTCAGTAAGCTACCAGAGTGGCCGACGGCAAGAAATCTATGGGAGAGGTTGACTGTAATTTTGGATAGTAAATGTTACGTCCGTAGAAAATATGGAAGATGATCGCATCGACATTCAGCTCGATAAGACCTGTTTTTACCCTCGTGGTGGCGAACAGGATTGGGACAAGGGAATAATTACGAATGAGAGTAGCCCTGCAACTTTCGCAGTGCATGAGGTACGCCTCGACGAGAACGCTGTCGTGCACCACATTGGAGTATATCAGTCTGGCGAGCTGAAGAGCGGAGATACAGTACACTGCTCCGTCGATGCAAACCGCCGCGAAATCAATACCCGCCTACACTCCGCCGGGCATTTGGTAGACATGGCCGTAGATCACCTTGGACTTTCTTGGATCGCCGGCAAAGGTGCCCATTATCCTCACATGAGTTTCGTAGAATACGATGCCGTAATCACTCCTAAAGAAGCTGAAATAATCCAAAAGGACATTGAGAGGGTTGCCAACAAATTAATCGCTAAGGGCAGTCGAAACGAGATCCGTTTTATGCCCTTTTCCGCAATGCACACCGTCTGTAAACACGTGCCTGAGAATATCCCCACAACAAAGCCTGCGCGCGTCGTGCTTTATGATGAGGCTTTTGGCATCCCTTGCGGTGGCACGCATGTCAAAGATGTGCACGATATTGGTCGCATAACAATCTCTAAGGTAAAGAGTAAAAAAGGTATTACTAAAGTTTCGTATACCGTTGAAGGGATTAACTAGACAGAGAGTATTCCTAGGGTTCATCTTACAACTTTCAATGCTAACCTATATACTTATAGACAATGAAGATCGTCAAGATATCCATACAAGATGAAAACACTTTAGTCCTGCAGGAGGATGCTTCAAAGGGGGACTTAATCGATCTTAAGTCGATTCATGAAATTGACATCGACAAAGGAACGATCGAAAACGTCGTTAGCTCGATTAAAAAAGACAAGTTTAGGGAAGAACTCGAAAAAGCAGTCAAAGCAAAAGATCAAGAATATGAGCTTAAACTTCAACTAGAGGCAAAGGCGATAGCCGAAAAAGCCAACGTAACCCTAGGCGATAAAGATGCACTTATCACTCGGCTTCAAGGCATAGTTGACTCGTCAGAGATTGCCAAAGAGCTCGCTGTAACTAAAGCAGTAGGCTCAGTAGAAAAAGAGCGTGATGAGCTCAAGGTCAAATTGTCTTCAGAAGAACTAGACAAAAAACGTATTGAATCATCATTAACTGAAAAATACGAAACCCAAATTAAAGATCGAAATGATACCATCGAACGCCTTAAGGATATGAAGGCTAAACTTTCCATAAAACTTCTCGGTGAAAATCTCGAGCAACATTGTCAAAATGAGTTCAATAATGTTCGAAGTGGCATGTTTCCCTTTGCTTATTTCGAGAAGGATAACGAAGCGGTTGAAGGTACGAAGGGCGATTACGTTTATCGTGATTATGAGTCCAAAGACGGCATCGAAATCATCTCAATCATGTTTGAGATGAAAGATGAGCAAGACACTTCCGTAAACAAAAAGACTGTAGAAAGTCATCTAAGAAAACTGGACGAAGACCGCAGAAAGAAAAAATGTGAATACGCGGTTCTTGTAACTCTACTTGAAGCCGATAACGAACTTTACAACCGCGGCATCGTAGATGTCTCTTACAAATATAACAAGATGTTTGTTGTCCGACCACAATTCTTTCTTCCTTTAATCTCTCTACTCAAGAATGCCGGTCTAAAGTCGGCTGAAGACAAACGTCAGTTACTGTTAGCTAAAAACAGCAATATCGACATCGAGAATTTCGTAGATAACGTGGAAACATGGAAAACTAGTTGGTCTGGCAATATGAAAAATGCGGCAAAGAAACACTCCGAAGCGATCGACCAAATCGAAAAAGCCATCAAAGACCTTGAGAAGGTTCGAGATGCGCTTACTATGTCTGACAAACATTTATTGACTGCAGAGAACAAAATGGACGACCTAACCGTAAAGCGACTGACAAAGAATGCCCCATCAGTTGCAGAGCGATTTAGAGAACTTGGGTAAGGAACCTGTCCATATACACTGACGCAAAAAGCATGTCGACCCAAGCATCTTTGACAAATTTATCAATTAAGTATATATTATTTTTGTAAGCAGTTTGCCTTCGAGCAGGGAGAGACACCCTCATGAGCGACGAGAACATGCAAGCCGTCCTGGGAGTCCTGGAGGACGCGTGCCTCGCGACCGAGAAGGGCAAGGCCCCGGGCAACGCCAAGCTGGTCTGGATGACGATCGCAGAGATCGCCACGGCCGGCGGCATGTCCGAGGCGGCAGCCGAGGACGGTGTGGGCACCGGCGTCAGGGAGGGTCTGGTCTCCAAGGGGACCGGCAACAACGAGGGCAAGTATGCCCTCAACGACCCCGACCTGAACCAGAAGTACACCGTGTAGCCTCGGCTACTGCTACAAGCTGCCACCCGACCGAGCAATGCTCGGTCGGGTGGCAGTGCACTAACCTTTTTTGAAATTTTTATATTAGCCTTCAAAAACAAACAGCACAGGTAGGTGGCGTTGCTTTGAGTGTCGTCATGTTTTGATACGGGCTGCTTAAGGATACGCTCAAAACGAACAAAACTACACAATCAACACATCAATTTCAAAAGCGTAGCCAGCACATAATAAAAATAGGTAGACCTTTTTCGGTCTACCTATTTTTACACTAAGAATGACGCAATCTACATTGGTATGGTTTCGTAGACTCGTATTTCGCAGTTTGGAGCATTGCCATACGGGCTTTCCAAGACAAGCTTAGATGCCTCCTCGAGACTTTCGGCACTTATCATGTAATACCCCACAGCTGTATCAGTGAGCGTGTTTATGCTGCCTTCTTTAACAATAGCGCGGTCCGATGGAGCAAGCGGATTGCCACCATCAACGATACGACTTCCGAGTTTAGTAAAGAATTCACCCCATGCTTGCTGCTGTTCAGGTGAAAGATCCCGTGGCAATTCTGGTTTAGTATTATGACCAACGATAAGATATTTCTTCATTTTATACTCCTTTGTTATTACTACCT
Encoded here:
- a CDS encoding recombinase family protein codes for the protein MKTAVDTQQQSATVILARVSSKSQEDEGYSLDSQLKLLCGYCENKGLRVVKTFKIAETASKEQSRKVFHEMLAYISKNKVYHLAVEKTDRFTRNFRDAVAIDDWLDQDPNRRLHAVKENLLLHKEAKSDVKFMWNINLSVAKKYTDNLREEAMKGWAEKLAQGWLPGVPPPGYMTITESGKRIHIPNPDTKHLIQQAFKLYLDPNQSINSVMVELDRMGVRTRKGRPYAKSKVQKMLSNPFYIGINRHNGKEYPGAQEPLISKELFEQVQQKMHKGRPVVLKQHNPIFKNMITCNGCGGVVTWQKQKGRYYGACQRKSDACKQRKFIREDKIEAQVADLLAKLLCPSSEIIGWVADAMRKEQEDAAGNQEKLVSSIRLQIDRIQRMDDSLYDDKLSGDINQERYQVKHEQLMTQKAELTHQLSKLDVTSAQQLKHDLVLLELTQKAGLFYAKKTPEQKRFIMTKLFTNVSSGDAGVSVTYTEFARAIAENVQLTHDLLGE
- a CDS encoding helix-turn-helix transcriptional regulator, which codes for MADDKVSLQKTAKRLRAVRRERHMTQVEVAKKAGISETYYAQIERAEKNPTTTVILSIIDALGVTSADIFGK
- a CDS encoding HIT domain-containing protein, with the protein product MTNTPDICLFCDRTNTERHEIIAENELTYARWDNFPVSNGHAEVIPKRHVASFFDLTKDEVLAIHDLSKTVRDKIVELYQPDAFNLGINDGEAAGRTIHHMHLHLIPRYVGDVENPRGGVRHIIPGKGNY
- a CDS encoding NUDIX hydrolase — translated: MISPKEQLFHVGVKALVHDGQGNLLLLHITRKNGEKYWDLPGGRIDNGETAEAALDRELLEETGLTGLVVQKHLGIFMTDITIPLSESQHANLLFSVYLYSTTPSSQTTMNTESNMTIRWTSFDEALDDRIGYFPSDLLRVIRSELEQLRATA
- a CDS encoding DUF3768 domain-containing protein translates to MDTDFERAEKIAELNDRFRGMALDVVITSGVRDTLPDLVELLKAVEQFDSFTEDNDPYGEHDFGSLVWYGEKVFWKIDYYDQNLKYGRDPLEPDCRRVMTVMLASEY
- a CDS encoding 2'-5' RNA ligase family protein produces the protein MAYLVIAYPELQQSDFDWIQTYRRQNDRQFSLVEPHFSIVFAVSDLDKDSFLNEVKQKIGDITAFDVDLKVATINKDNSGNYYHEFLVPDTGYSDIVKLHDKLYSGLLAPYLRFDVDFIPHISIGDSEDAQISKKRVDELNAQGVSIHGRIGSVDVIEYADGAVSTVEKIELKAL
- a CDS encoding AAA family ATPase; translated protein: MPLIYITGNSGAGKSSVRKELQHRGYEAHDTDDDDITAWVNNATGNLVEQPDDENGHTREWYDQHEWKMSRQKVKEFAELAKGKTIFLCGSPTNADDMLDLYDQVVCLVLDKDTLQYRIASRTDHDFGKAPDELASILGWHDRFQDRYRNLGAVMIDVTQPIKTVVDEILAKVQNS
- a CDS encoding phosphotransferase — translated: MNPETTLTPKQITTIFKEHGLAELPEITRITVGFTNEVYQVDDYILKVCVKEANEPNFRKEEFLYELLQATVPVPHIVVADDSRTLLNKPYMIYRKLPGEPVATHWHKMTNEQRRALIKTLCMYLKAIDTTPLEQYNEQLHVDPHFSWQEHVCSRIDEKLIVLAKQKLLPDATIAQIKAFIEENKHVLREQPLGLTFWDVHFDNILVNDNYQLSGLIDFESIDVYPIDYRLMTVDIMQRYPQLYLSEEVEPFAKKEDYEHIMDWYEEFYPELFAFPDIEKRIDFYDLLDIVSKLPEWPTARNLWERLTVILDSKCYVRRKYGR
- a CDS encoding alanine--tRNA ligase-related protein; translation: MEDDRIDIQLDKTCFYPRGGEQDWDKGIITNESSPATFAVHEVRLDENAVVHHIGVYQSGELKSGDTVHCSVDANRREINTRLHSAGHLVDMAVDHLGLSWIAGKGAHYPHMSFVEYDAVITPKEAEIIQKDIERVANKLIAKGSRNEIRFMPFSAMHTVCKHVPENIPTTKPARVVLYDEAFGIPCGGTHVKDVHDIGRITISKVKSKKGITKVSYTVEGIN
- a CDS encoding DUF2130 domain-containing protein produces the protein MKIVKISIQDENTLVLQEDASKGDLIDLKSIHEIDIDKGTIENVVSSIKKDKFREELEKAVKAKDQEYELKLQLEAKAIAEKANVTLGDKDALITRLQGIVDSSEIAKELAVTKAVGSVEKERDELKVKLSSEELDKKRIESSLTEKYETQIKDRNDTIERLKDMKAKLSIKLLGENLEQHCQNEFNNVRSGMFPFAYFEKDNEAVEGTKGDYVYRDYESKDGIEIISIMFEMKDEQDTSVNKKTVESHLRKLDEDRRKKKCEYAVLVTLLEADNELYNRGIVDVSYKYNKMFVVRPQFFLPLISLLKNAGLKSAEDKRQLLLAKNSNIDIENFVDNVETWKTSWSGNMKNAAKKHSEAIDQIEKAIKDLEKVRDALTMSDKHLLTAENKMDDLTVKRLTKNAPSVAERFRELG